TAACTTAGATAAAAATATCGCAGGCATAGCAGATTTAGAAGAAGGTTTTACACTTAAACCCAAAGTTGTTTTCAATGCAATTGGATAGAAATAATTATATATAAACCTTAAATTTTTTATAGCTACTTAACTATTATTTTAAAAAGTCTTTATTTGTACTCCAGTATAATAGTGTTTGAGGATCTTATGAAAACTTGCTCCCCTCTCAGCCATAGCCCTAGCACCCCATTGACTCATTCCAACTCCATGTCCAGCGCCATAACCTTTCACTAATAAAAAATAATCTATTGGAATTACTGGAAGAGGGTAAGGTGCAAAATCAGAATCTAATTTTTTATCTAAATTGAATTTATTTTTGCCATAAATATAATTAATTTTCATCATCTTATCATCTTGGTTGATTTGATTAAATTTCAAATTTAAATCAAATTTATTACTTAGTAATTTTAATTTTTTTCTTAAAGTTCTACCAGAAATATTTTCATTCCCTTTGGGCCCGTAAAGTCTAACCTTTAAGACTCTATCAGTATTACTTTTTTTTATAATTTGAATACTATTTAGTCCGCCCAAACCGGAAAATATTTGATCTAATTCTGAAGAACTAATTTCTTTTGTCCATCTATATTTTATACTATTTTGATCATAATCAACAACACTCCTTAGATAAGGTAATTGATACTTCCAGACTTGACCACTATTCTCAGTTCTACCGCCAGAACTACTATGAAAAACTGCCTCTATAAGTTCATTTTTATAAAATAAAGCAAGTGAACTTGTACTTTTAACTGCTCTATTTATTTTTGCCGTTTCAGCTTCAAGTCCTAAATAAACTTGACTGGCTTGAGTTGAATGAATATCAAAAAATTGATTCTTACCTAAAAGTTTTAAAGCATAAGTCCTAGCTGCAATTGCTTGAGCTTGAAGTGCTGCAATTGGGAATTCTTTAGGCATTTCACTACCAACAACACTTTTTAAATATTTTTCTAATTTTAAATAATTTATTATTTGCAACTTATTATCATTTAATGAAACTCTTAATTCTCCCGCATATCTTCTATTTTTATACCAAATACCACGCTCATGATTATTTTTAATTATTAAATTAAAGTTCTTAGGTAATTCAAACCATGAATTCAGATTGTTATTTAGAGAATAGTTAGCACTACCATTACTGTAAATTATATTTATAGATTTTATAGGTCTTTGTTTAGAAGAAATCCCTTTAACAAAAATAGATTTGGAGCCATCCGCTCTAAATCTCGCCTTGTTTTCTTGACCAATTAAGACACGTATTAATGGCTCTTTTGCACCAATTGCCTTTAATGGAGAGATGAAAAATATAGCGATAAAAACAATGGTCCATCTTGAATTACTTTTAAGTGATGTGCTCACAATAAAAATTGAATTTAGGTACTAATTCTGCCTATAAGAAGGTAGATCTACCAGTGGCCAAAGCTATGAATGGCACCATGTATTAAATGAGGAAAGCTTGCAAGTAACTTTTTTAGGAACAAGCTCAGGAGTTCCAACACTAACTAGAAACGTATCAGCGATGGTACTAAAGCCTCCACAAAGATCAGATTTGTGGTTGTTTGATTGTGGCGAAGGTACTCAACATCAGTTCATACGAAGCAATCTTAAGTTATCTCAAATAAAAAAAATATTCATAACTCATATGCATGGTGATCATGTGTATGGCCTCCCAGGACTTCTAGCCAGTATTGGGTTGGCTGGAAGCAGCTCTGGCATTGAGCTTTATGGACCAGAACCTCTTAAAAATTTTATTGATTCTTGCTTATTCAACAGTTCAAGTAGATTATCTTACTCTTTAAAATTCCATAAAGTCGAAAATTCTGCTATTCAAAAAGAAATTTTATTTGAAGATTCCGATTTAGAAGTAAAAGCTGCTCCACTCAAGCATCGAATCCCATCTTTTGCCTACAGAGTGGATCAGAAATCTAGACCTGGCCGATTCAACATAGACAAAGCAAAATCACAAAAGATACCTCCTGGCCCTGTATATGCTGCACTCCAAAGAGGAGAGGAAGTGCGCTTAGAAGATGGACGTACTTTTTCTGGGAAAGAATTCTGCGGACCTTCTAGAACTGGCATTAGCTTGGTTTACTGCACAGATACTGTTTATACAGAATCCGCAATAGAAATTTCGAGAGAAGCCGATCTATTAATTCATGAAGCTACATATGCTTATCAAGAAACCGAGATGGCTTATCAACGCGGTCATTCAACTGCCACCATGGCGGCACAAATTGCTGCAAAAGCGAACGTAAATCAATTAATTTTGACTCATTTGAGCCCGAGATATACCCCTGGGAATGAAACAAGTCCTAATGATTTGCTTAATGAAGCAAAAGCAATATTTCCAAATACCCAGTTGGCGAAAGACTTTTTACAAATTGACCTAAAAAAACGCTGCAACAGTTCTTGATCCCTTTGCCTATGAAATGCCACTACATGAAACAATGGTCGGGTTTGGTGCTTCCGTCAATCGCTGGCGTTATTAATGGACTCTCTTATTTCTTCTCTTAAACGGTCCCTTACAAGACTCTTTGTTTTGATACCTGTGCTTGTAAGTCTCAGTATTAGTCCTCTTTCTGTAAGTGCCTTGTATCCCAGCGACCCTTCTTCAGTGGAGACC
The sequence above is drawn from the Prochlorococcus marinus str. MIT 1013 genome and encodes:
- a CDS encoding SpoIID/LytB domain-containing protein gives rise to the protein MSTSLKSNSRWTIVFIAIFFISPLKAIGAKEPLIRVLIGQENKARFRADGSKSIFVKGISSKQRPIKSINIIYSNGSANYSLNNNLNSWFELPKNFNLIIKNNHERGIWYKNRRYAGELRVSLNDNKLQIINYLKLEKYLKSVVGSEMPKEFPIAALQAQAIAARTYALKLLGKNQFFDIHSTQASQVYLGLEAETAKINRAVKSTSSLALFYKNELIEAVFHSSSGGRTENSGQVWKYQLPYLRSVVDYDQNSIKYRWTKEISSSELDQIFSGLGGLNSIQIIKKSNTDRVLKVRLYGPKGNENISGRTLRKKLKLLSNKFDLNLKFNQINQDDKMMKINYIYGKNKFNLDKKLDSDFAPYPLPVIPIDYFLLVKGYGAGHGVGMSQWGARAMAERGASFHKILKHYYTGVQIKTF
- a CDS encoding ribonuclease Z; translated protein: MQVTFLGTSSGVPTLTRNVSAMVLKPPQRSDLWLFDCGEGTQHQFIRSNLKLSQIKKIFITHMHGDHVYGLPGLLASIGLAGSSSGIELYGPEPLKNFIDSCLFNSSSRLSYSLKFHKVENSAIQKEILFEDSDLEVKAAPLKHRIPSFAYRVDQKSRPGRFNIDKAKSQKIPPGPVYAALQRGEEVRLEDGRTFSGKEFCGPSRTGISLVYCTDTVYTESAIEISREADLLIHEATYAYQETEMAYQRGHSTATMAAQIAAKANVNQLILTHLSPRYTPGNETSPNDLLNEAKAIFPNTQLAKDFLQIDLKKRCNSS